One Colius striatus isolate bColStr4 chromosome 7, bColStr4.1.hap1, whole genome shotgun sequence DNA segment encodes these proteins:
- the MAN2A2 gene encoding alpha-mannosidase 2x isoform X4, whose amino-acid sequence MKLKKQVTVCGAAIFCVAVFSLYLMLDRVQHDPTRHQSGGNFPRSQISVLQNRIEQLEQLLEENHEIISHIKDSVLELTAHAEGQPALPHHTPNGSWVLPPENRPSFLSVSPQDCQFALGGKGQNPDLQMLAVYSLLPFDNQDGGVWKQGFDITYEPNEWDTEPLQVFVVPHSHNDPGWIKTFDKYYYDQTQHILNSMVLKMQEDPRRRFIWSEISFFSKWWDNISAQKRAAVRRLVGNGQLEMVTGGWVMPDEANSHYFAMIDQLIEGHQWLEKNIGVMPRSGWAVDPFGYSSTMPYLLKRSNLTAMLIQRVHYAIKKHFAATQNLEFMWRQTWDPDASTDIFCHMMPFYSYDVPHTCGPDPKICCQFDFKRLPGGRINCPWKVPPRAITDSNVAERAQLLLDQYRKKSKLFRSKVLLVPLGDDFRYDKPQEWDAQFLNYQRIFDFLNSRPSLHVQAQFGTLSDYFDALYKRVGIVPGMRPPGFPVLTGDFFSYADREDHYWTGYYTSRPFYKSMDRVLEAHLRGAEILYSLALAHTRHAGADGRYPLSDYALLSNARRNLGLFQHHDAITGTAKEAVAVDYGVRLLQSLTNLKRVIINAAHYLVLGDRDTYQHDPTTPFLGMDDTRPNQDSLPERTVVKLDASPRFLVVFNPLEQERLSVVPVLVDSPHAHVLSEEGQPLPSQLTAHWGSATDTVPNVYQVSVLARLPALGLRVLQLHRPVDGRTAPLPSVRLHLPGRDVPQRKQEPVPVRVFPAAAEDFCLENQHLQACFWGHSGLLKSIRRAGEEREQRVSSEFLVYGTRTSKDKSGAYLFLPDGEAKPYAPKDPPVVRVTEGPLFSEVASYYQHVQTVVRLYKVPGVDGLALDVSCLVDIRDHVNKELALRFSTDIESDDTFFTDLNGFQIQPRRYQRKLPLQANFYPMPTMAYIQDSRSRLTLHTAQALGVTSLSSARGTGTRSLQGSWR is encoded by the exons ATGAAGCTGAAGAAGCAGGTGACAGTGTGTGGAGCAGCCATCTTCTGCGTGGCCGTCTTCTCCCTCTACTTGATGCTGGACCGGGTGCAGCACGACCCCACACGCCACCAGAGCGGGGGCAACTTCCCCAGG AGTCAGATCTCGGTGCTGCAGAACCGTATcgagcagctggagcagctgctggaggagaacCACGAGATCATCAGCCACATCAAGGACTCGGTGCTGGAGCTGACAGCCCACGCTGAGGGGCAGCCGGCGCTGCCCCACCACACGCCCAATGGCTCCTGGGTGCTGCCCCCCGAGAACCGCCCGAGCTTCCTCTCGGTCTCACCACAGGACTGTCAGTTTGCCCTGGGGGGCAAGGGCCAGAACCCAGACCTGCAG ATGCTGGCTGTGTACTCCCTGCTGCCCTTTGACAACCAGGACGGTGGCGTGTGGAAGCAGGGCTTCGATATCACCTATGAGCCCAACGAGTGGGACACGGAGCCCTTGCAGGTGTTTGTGGTGCCGCACTCCCACAACGACCCGG ggtggATCAAGACCTTCGACAAGTACTACTACGACCAGACGCAGCACATCCTCAACAGCATGGTGCTGAAGATGCAGGAGGACCCGCGCCGCCGCTTCATCTGGTCCGAGATCTCCTTCTTCTCCAAGTGGTGGGACAACATCAGCGCCCAGAAGCGGGCTGCGGTGCGCAG GCTGGTTGGCAACGGGCAGCTGGAGATGGTGACGGGAGGCTGGGTGATGCCCGACGAGGCCAACTCCCACTACTTTGCTATGATTGATCAGCTGATCGAGGGGCACCAGTGGCTGGAGAAGAACATCG GCGTGATGCCCCGGTCCGGCTGGGCTGTCGACCCCTTTGGGTACAGCTCCACCATGCCCTACCTGCTGAAGCGCTCCAACCTGACGGCCATGCTCATCCAACGCGTGCACTATGCCATCAAGAAGCACTTTGCTGCCACCCAGAACCTGGAGTTCATGTGGAGACAGACGtggg ATCCAGACGCCAGCACCGACATCTTCTGCCACATGATGCCCTTCTACAGCTACGACGTGCCCCACACCTGTGGGCCGGACCCCAAGATCTGCTGCCAGTTTGACTTCAAGCGCCTGCCGGGTGGCCGCATCAACTGCCCGTGGAAGGTGCCTCCCCGAGCCATCACCGACTCCAACGTGGCGGAGCG agcacagctgctgctggaccaGTACCGCAAGAAGTCCAAGCTGTTCCGCAGCAAGGTGCTGCTGGTGCCGCTGGGAGACGACTTCCGCTACGACAAGCCGCAGGAGTGGGACGCTCAGTTCCTCAACTACCAGCGCATCTTCGACTTCCTCAACTCCCGGCCCAGCCTCCACGTCCAA GCGCAGTTCGGGACGCTCTCTGACTACTTCGATGCCCTGTACAAGAGGGTGGGCATCGTGCCGGGGATGCGGCCGCCCGGCTTCCCGGTGCTGACGGGAGACTTCTTCTCCTACGCGGACCGGGAGGATCACTACTGGACGGGCTACTACACCTCCCGGCCCTTCTACAAGAGCATGGACCGCGTGCTGGAGGCTCACCTGCG GGGGGCAGAGATCCTGTACAGCCTGGCCCTCGCCCACACGCGCCACGCCGGCGCCGACGGCCGGTACCCGCTGTCTGACTATGCGCTGCTGAGCAACGCCCGCCGCAACCTGGGCCTCTTCCAGCACCACGACGCCATCACCGGCACCGCCAAGGAGGCCGTAGCAGTTGACTACGGAGTCCG gctgctgcagtccctCACCAACCTCAAGCGTGTCATCATCAATGCTGCGCATTACCTGGTGCTGGGGGACAGGGACACGTACCAGCACGACCCCACCACACCCTTCCTCGGCATG GACGACACACGCCCCAACCAGGACTCTCTCCCTGAGAGAACGGTGGTCAAACTCGATGCCTCGCCCCG GTTCCTGGTGGTGTTCAACCCGCTGGAGCAGGAGCGTCTGAGCGTCGTGCCGGTGCTGGTGGACTCGCCACACGCACATGTGCTCTCTGAGGAAGGGCAGCCCCTGCCTTCCCAGCTCACTGCGCACTGGGGCTCTGCCACTGACACGGTGCCCAACGTCTACCAG GTGTCGGTGCTGGCGCGCCTGCCCGCGCTAGGGCTGcgtgtgctgcagctgcacaggcCCGTGGACGGCCGCACCGCGCCGCTGCCCTCGGTGCGCCTGCACCTGCCTGGCCGGGACGTGCCGCAGCGCAAGCAGGAGCCCGTGCCCGTGCGTGTCTTCCCGGCCGCTGCTGAGGACTTCTGCCTGGAGAACCAGCACCTGCAGGCCTGCTTCTGGGGGCACTCGGGGCTGCTGAAG AGCATCCGCCGAGCTGGAGAGGAGCGGGAGCAGAGGGTGAGCAGCGAGTTCCTCGTCTACGGCACCAGGACCTCCAAGGATAAAAGCGGAGCTTACCTCTTCCTCCCCGATGGCGAGGCCAAG CCCTAcgcccccaaagaccccccagTGGTGCGGGTGACGGAGGGACCCCTGTTCTCAGAGGTCGCCAGCTACTACCAGCACGTCCAGACCGTGGTGCGGCTGTACAAGGTGCCAG GGGTGGATGGCCTGGCCCTGGACGTGTCCTGCCTGGTCGACATCCGTGACCACGTCAACAAGGAGCTGGCCCTGCGCTTCAGCACCGACATCGAGAGCGATGACACTTTCTTCACTGACCTCAACGGCTTCCAG ATCCAGCCCCGCCGGTACCAGCGCAAGCTGCCGCTGCAGGCCAACTTCTACCCCATGCCCACCATGGCCTACATCCAGGACTCGCGGAGCCGCCTGACACTGCACACAGCCCAGGCTCTAGGTGTCACCAGCCTCAGCAGCG CCCGTGGCACTGGGACCCGCTCTCTGCAGGGCAGCTGGAGGTGA
- the MAN2A2 gene encoding alpha-mannosidase 2x isoform X5: MKLKKQVTVCGAAIFCVAVFSLYLMLDRVQHDPTRHQSGGNFPRSQISVLQNRIEQLEQLLEENHEIISHIKDSVLELTAHAEGQPALPHHTPNGSWVLPPENRPSFLSVSPQDCQFALGGKGQNPDLQMLAVYSLLPFDNQDGGVWKQGFDITYEPNEWDTEPLQVFVVPHSHNDPGWIKTFDKYYYDQTQHILNSMVLKMQEDPRRRFIWSEISFFSKWWDNISAQKRAAVRRLVGNGQLEMVTGGWVMPDEANSHYFAMIDQLIEGHQWLEKNIGVMPRSGWAVDPFGYSSTMPYLLKRSNLTAMLIQRVHYAIKKHFAATQNLEFMWRQTWDPDASTDIFCHMMPFYSYDVPHTCGPDPKICCQFDFKRLPGGRINCPWKVPPRAITDSNVAERAQLLLDQYRKKSKLFRSKVLLVPLGDDFRYDKPQEWDAQFLNYQRIFDFLNSRPSLHVQAQFGTLSDYFDALYKRVGIVPGMRPPGFPVLTGDFFSYADREDHYWTGYYTSRPFYKSMDRVLEAHLRGAEILYSLALAHTRHAGADGRYPLSDYALLSNARRNLGLFQHHDAITGTAKEAVAVDYGVRLLQSLTNLKRVIINAAHYLVLGDRDTYQHDPTTPFLGMDDTRPNQDSLPERTVVKLDASPRFLVVFNPLEQERLSVVPVLVDSPHAHVLSEEGQPLPSQLTAHWGSATDTVPNVYQVSVLARLPALGLRVLQLHRPVDGRTAPLPSVRLHLPGRDVPQRKQEPVPVRVFPAAAEDFCLENQHLQACFWGHSGLLKSIRRAGEEREQRVSSEFLVYGTRTSKDKSGAYLFLPDGEAKPYAPKDPPVVRVTEGPLFSEVASYYQHVQTVVRLYKVPGVDGLALDVSCLVDIRDHVNKELALRFSTDIESDDTFFTDLNGFQIQPRRYQRKLPLQANFYPMPTMAYIQDSRSRLTLHTAQALGVTSLSSG, translated from the exons ATGAAGCTGAAGAAGCAGGTGACAGTGTGTGGAGCAGCCATCTTCTGCGTGGCCGTCTTCTCCCTCTACTTGATGCTGGACCGGGTGCAGCACGACCCCACACGCCACCAGAGCGGGGGCAACTTCCCCAGG AGTCAGATCTCGGTGCTGCAGAACCGTATcgagcagctggagcagctgctggaggagaacCACGAGATCATCAGCCACATCAAGGACTCGGTGCTGGAGCTGACAGCCCACGCTGAGGGGCAGCCGGCGCTGCCCCACCACACGCCCAATGGCTCCTGGGTGCTGCCCCCCGAGAACCGCCCGAGCTTCCTCTCGGTCTCACCACAGGACTGTCAGTTTGCCCTGGGGGGCAAGGGCCAGAACCCAGACCTGCAG ATGCTGGCTGTGTACTCCCTGCTGCCCTTTGACAACCAGGACGGTGGCGTGTGGAAGCAGGGCTTCGATATCACCTATGAGCCCAACGAGTGGGACACGGAGCCCTTGCAGGTGTTTGTGGTGCCGCACTCCCACAACGACCCGG ggtggATCAAGACCTTCGACAAGTACTACTACGACCAGACGCAGCACATCCTCAACAGCATGGTGCTGAAGATGCAGGAGGACCCGCGCCGCCGCTTCATCTGGTCCGAGATCTCCTTCTTCTCCAAGTGGTGGGACAACATCAGCGCCCAGAAGCGGGCTGCGGTGCGCAG GCTGGTTGGCAACGGGCAGCTGGAGATGGTGACGGGAGGCTGGGTGATGCCCGACGAGGCCAACTCCCACTACTTTGCTATGATTGATCAGCTGATCGAGGGGCACCAGTGGCTGGAGAAGAACATCG GCGTGATGCCCCGGTCCGGCTGGGCTGTCGACCCCTTTGGGTACAGCTCCACCATGCCCTACCTGCTGAAGCGCTCCAACCTGACGGCCATGCTCATCCAACGCGTGCACTATGCCATCAAGAAGCACTTTGCTGCCACCCAGAACCTGGAGTTCATGTGGAGACAGACGtggg ATCCAGACGCCAGCACCGACATCTTCTGCCACATGATGCCCTTCTACAGCTACGACGTGCCCCACACCTGTGGGCCGGACCCCAAGATCTGCTGCCAGTTTGACTTCAAGCGCCTGCCGGGTGGCCGCATCAACTGCCCGTGGAAGGTGCCTCCCCGAGCCATCACCGACTCCAACGTGGCGGAGCG agcacagctgctgctggaccaGTACCGCAAGAAGTCCAAGCTGTTCCGCAGCAAGGTGCTGCTGGTGCCGCTGGGAGACGACTTCCGCTACGACAAGCCGCAGGAGTGGGACGCTCAGTTCCTCAACTACCAGCGCATCTTCGACTTCCTCAACTCCCGGCCCAGCCTCCACGTCCAA GCGCAGTTCGGGACGCTCTCTGACTACTTCGATGCCCTGTACAAGAGGGTGGGCATCGTGCCGGGGATGCGGCCGCCCGGCTTCCCGGTGCTGACGGGAGACTTCTTCTCCTACGCGGACCGGGAGGATCACTACTGGACGGGCTACTACACCTCCCGGCCCTTCTACAAGAGCATGGACCGCGTGCTGGAGGCTCACCTGCG GGGGGCAGAGATCCTGTACAGCCTGGCCCTCGCCCACACGCGCCACGCCGGCGCCGACGGCCGGTACCCGCTGTCTGACTATGCGCTGCTGAGCAACGCCCGCCGCAACCTGGGCCTCTTCCAGCACCACGACGCCATCACCGGCACCGCCAAGGAGGCCGTAGCAGTTGACTACGGAGTCCG gctgctgcagtccctCACCAACCTCAAGCGTGTCATCATCAATGCTGCGCATTACCTGGTGCTGGGGGACAGGGACACGTACCAGCACGACCCCACCACACCCTTCCTCGGCATG GACGACACACGCCCCAACCAGGACTCTCTCCCTGAGAGAACGGTGGTCAAACTCGATGCCTCGCCCCG GTTCCTGGTGGTGTTCAACCCGCTGGAGCAGGAGCGTCTGAGCGTCGTGCCGGTGCTGGTGGACTCGCCACACGCACATGTGCTCTCTGAGGAAGGGCAGCCCCTGCCTTCCCAGCTCACTGCGCACTGGGGCTCTGCCACTGACACGGTGCCCAACGTCTACCAG GTGTCGGTGCTGGCGCGCCTGCCCGCGCTAGGGCTGcgtgtgctgcagctgcacaggcCCGTGGACGGCCGCACCGCGCCGCTGCCCTCGGTGCGCCTGCACCTGCCTGGCCGGGACGTGCCGCAGCGCAAGCAGGAGCCCGTGCCCGTGCGTGTCTTCCCGGCCGCTGCTGAGGACTTCTGCCTGGAGAACCAGCACCTGCAGGCCTGCTTCTGGGGGCACTCGGGGCTGCTGAAG AGCATCCGCCGAGCTGGAGAGGAGCGGGAGCAGAGGGTGAGCAGCGAGTTCCTCGTCTACGGCACCAGGACCTCCAAGGATAAAAGCGGAGCTTACCTCTTCCTCCCCGATGGCGAGGCCAAG CCCTAcgcccccaaagaccccccagTGGTGCGGGTGACGGAGGGACCCCTGTTCTCAGAGGTCGCCAGCTACTACCAGCACGTCCAGACCGTGGTGCGGCTGTACAAGGTGCCAG GGGTGGATGGCCTGGCCCTGGACGTGTCCTGCCTGGTCGACATCCGTGACCACGTCAACAAGGAGCTGGCCCTGCGCTTCAGCACCGACATCGAGAGCGATGACACTTTCTTCACTGACCTCAACGGCTTCCAG ATCCAGCCCCGCCGGTACCAGCGCAAGCTGCCGCTGCAGGCCAACTTCTACCCCATGCCCACCATGGCCTACATCCAGGACTCGCGGAGCCGCCTGACACTGCACACAGCCCAGGCTCTAGGTGTCACCAGCCTCAGCAGCG GATGA